One window of the Candidatus Omnitrophota bacterium genome contains the following:
- a CDS encoding septal ring lytic transglycosylase RlpA family protein: protein MKRFSTIIVILALLSVLPKAMAARTAPFEKPKFVRTGKASWYSKKSPGINRRTANNEIFDDNDMTCAIWGVGFNKRIRVTNLANGKTITVRVNDRGPHKRYVKKGRVIDLTEAAFKEIGTPKHGLIDVKLEFL, encoded by the coding sequence ATGAAAAGATTTTCCACAATTATTGTCATTTTGGCTTTACTTTCTGTTCTACCAAAAGCCATGGCGGCACGAACAGCGCCATTTGAAAAGCCAAAATTCGTCCGCACTGGAAAAGCCTCTTGGTATTCTAAGAAATCTCCAGGAATCAATCGCCGAACTGCCAATAATGAAATTTTTGATGATAACGATATGACTTGCGCAATTTGGGGCGTCGGGTTTAACAAAAGAATCCGCGTAACAAATCTAGCAAACGGAAAAACGATTACTGTTCGCGTTAATGATCGCGGTCCTCACAAACGCTATGTTAAAAAGGGCAGAGTCATTGATCTAACCGAAGCTGCATTTAAAGAAATCGGCACACCCAAACATGGCCTGATCGACGTTAAGCTCGAATTCCTGTAA
- the folE gene encoding GTP cyclohydrolase I FolE produces the protein MENFYKDLLKTIGEDIEREGLKDTPKRAAKAFQYLTKGYHENVETVINNAIFESDSDEMVIVKDIEVYSMCEHHLLPFFGKCHVGYIPDGKIIGLSKIARIVDIFARRLQIQENLTKQIAQTIMEVTKCKGVAVVVEAQHLCMMMRGVEKQNSVMKTSCMLGVFRNEISTRSEFLSLIQ, from the coding sequence ATGGAAAACTTTTACAAAGATTTACTTAAAACAATTGGTGAAGATATTGAGCGAGAGGGTCTTAAAGATACGCCCAAGCGCGCTGCCAAGGCATTTCAATATCTGACAAAAGGGTATCATGAAAATGTCGAAACAGTTATTAACAATGCTATTTTTGAATCTGATTCTGATGAAATGGTCATTGTTAAAGATATCGAGGTCTACTCTATGTGCGAACATCATCTTTTGCCATTTTTTGGCAAATGTCATGTCGGCTATATTCCGGATGGAAAAATTATTGGACTTTCAAAAATTGCCCGCATTGTTGATATTTTTGCGCGCCGGCTACAAATTCAAGAAAATCTAACCAAACAAATTGCGCAAACCATCATGGAAGTTACAAAATGTAAAGGAGTGGCGGTTGTTGTTGAAGCTCAGCACCTTTGCATGATGATGCGTGGTGTTGAAAAACAAAACTCTGTAATGAAAACGTCTTGCATGTTAGGCGTTTTCCGCAATGAAATTTCAACCCGTTCAGAGTTTTTAAGTCTTATTCAATAA
- a CDS encoding dihydroneopterin aldolase, which yields MAKISINQIQLSVIIGTKHCEREEPQDIMIDLSFIYNSNKAQKTDNLSDAVNYEAITEEIMEKVRKTKFFLIEKLADFILDVTMGNNNIEKATVIIYKPNAIKNTESVSVELSRER from the coding sequence ATGGCTAAAATCTCGATTAACCAAATTCAGCTATCAGTTATCATCGGAACAAAACATTGCGAAAGGGAAGAGCCACAAGATATCATGATTGACCTTTCCTTTATATATAACAGCAACAAAGCCCAAAAAACAGACAACCTAAGCGATGCGGTTAATTATGAAGCGATTACTGAAGAAATAATGGAAAAAGTCAGAAAAACTAAATTCTTTCTTATTGAGAAATTAGCAGATTTCATCTTAGATGTCACCATGGGCAATAATAATATTGAAAAAGCAACGGTTATCATATACAAGCCGAATGCGATTAAAAATACAGAATCTGTATCTGTTGAGCTAAGCCGTGAAAGGTAA
- the fxsA gene encoding membrane protein FxsA: MFLYLVLLFTVIPATEIFIFIKLGESFGIFNTFLLVIVTGVLGAHIARHQGFRVIQSIQNELNKGNMPTEQMIDGAMILVGGLTLLTPGLLTDIFGFLLLIPLTRTLLKAWLRKKFKTNLNSGSRIIEVESISSENMDDETPFGA, encoded by the coding sequence ATGTTTTTATATCTTGTTTTACTATTTACCGTCATTCCAGCCACTGAAATATTTATTTTTATCAAACTCGGAGAATCTTTCGGCATCTTCAATACATTCCTTTTGGTCATCGTGACAGGTGTTTTAGGGGCTCACATTGCCCGCCATCAAGGGTTTCGAGTTATTCAAAGCATACAAAATGAGCTGAACAAAGGAAATATGCCCACTGAACAAATGATTGATGGCGCTATGATCCTTGTTGGAGGACTAACGTTGCTCACGCCAGGGCTTTTAACTGATATTTTTGGGTTTTTACTTCTAATTCCACTAACACGGACACTTCTTAAAGCTTGGTTGCGCAAAAAGTTTAAGACCAATCTAAATTCTGGATCTCGCATCATTGAAGTCGAATCAATTTCAAGCGAAAATATGGATGATGAGACCCCTTTTGGGGCCTAA
- the fabG gene encoding 3-oxoacyl-[acyl-carrier-protein] reductase — MQFKDEVVLITGSARGIGKEIALAFANQGATVIISDINGESCEKTVAELKTAKLEADSFPCDVTNLSAVEEMMNKILDKYKRIDILINNAGITKDNLFLRMKEEDWDAVIKVNLKGTFNCCKAISKSMLKARKGKIISIASVIGILGNIGQANYAASKAGIIGLTKSLAREFASRNINVNAVAPGYIKTEMTDQLKEETRQEILKSVPLKRMGTPADVAGACLFLASKEAEYITGQTIRVDGGMAI; from the coding sequence ATGCAATTTAAAGATGAGGTTGTTTTAATTACAGGATCCGCAAGAGGCATTGGCAAGGAAATCGCACTCGCATTTGCAAACCAAGGTGCAACCGTTATTATCTCTGATATAAACGGTGAATCTTGTGAAAAAACTGTAGCGGAATTAAAAACTGCTAAGCTTGAGGCTGACAGCTTCCCATGTGATGTCACAAATCTCTCTGCCGTTGAAGAAATGATGAACAAAATCCTTGACAAATATAAGCGTATTGATATATTGATTAACAATGCAGGCATCACCAAAGATAATCTTTTTTTAAGAATGAAAGAAGAGGACTGGGATGCTGTTATCAAGGTCAATCTTAAGGGGACCTTTAATTGCTGCAAAGCAATTTCAAAATCAATGCTTAAAGCCCGCAAAGGCAAAATCATCAGTATCGCATCGGTCATTGGCATTTTAGGAAATATCGGTCAGGCAAACTACGCAGCTAGCAAAGCTGGCATTATCGGGCTAACAAAGTCTTTAGCCAGAGAATTCGCATCACGCAATATTAATGTTAATGCCGTAGCTCCTGGATACATCAAAACAGAAATGACCGATCAACTTAAAGAGGAGACCCGCCAAGAAATTTTAAAGAGCGTTCCTCTTAAAAGAATGGGAACACCAGCCGATGTGGCTGGAGCATGTTTATTCCTCGCTTCAAAGGAAGCAGAATATATCACAGGTCAGACCATCAGAGTTGATGGTGGAATGGCTATTTAA
- the acpP gene encoding acyl carrier protein: MANEEKIKSIIAEQLGVKVEEVNPESSFVDDLGADSLDTVELIMALEEEFNVEIPDEDAEKMSKVSDVIKYVEEKAATK; this comes from the coding sequence ATGGCAAACGAAGAAAAAATTAAATCGATCATCGCAGAACAACTTGGAGTAAAAGTTGAAGAGGTGAATCCAGAATCCTCATTCGTCGACGATCTAGGAGCTGACTCATTGGATACAGTTGAGCTTATCATGGCTTTAGAGGAAGAGTTTAATGTTGAAATTCCTGATGAGGATGCTGAAAAAATGAGCAAAGTTTCTGACGTTATCAAATACG